The Buttiauxella selenatireducens genome has a window encoding:
- the nagB gene encoding glucosamine-6-phosphate deaminase translates to MRLIPLATPAQVGKWAARHIVKRINAFNPTADRPFVLGLPTGGTPLEAYKALVAMHKAGQVSFKNVVTFNMDEYVGLPKEHPESYHTFMHRNFFDHVDIPAENINLLNGNADDVDAECRRYEEKIRSYGKIHLFMGGVGNDGHIAFNEPASSLASRTRIKTLTHDTRVANSRFFDGDVSQVPKFALTVGVGTLLDAEEVMILVIGHLKAQALQAAVEGNVNHMWTISCLQLHPKAVVVCDEPSTMELKVKTLKYFNELEAENIKDI, encoded by the coding sequence ATGAGACTGATTCCCCTGGCTACCCCAGCTCAAGTTGGCAAATGGGCAGCACGCCATATCGTTAAGCGTATCAATGCGTTTAATCCGACTGCGGATCGCCCTTTTGTGCTGGGCCTGCCAACCGGCGGTACTCCTCTCGAAGCGTATAAAGCGCTGGTAGCGATGCACAAAGCGGGCCAGGTTAGCTTTAAAAACGTCGTCACCTTTAATATGGATGAATACGTTGGCCTGCCAAAAGAGCATCCAGAAAGCTACCACACTTTCATGCACCGTAATTTCTTTGACCACGTTGATATTCCAGCGGAAAACATCAACCTGTTAAACGGCAACGCCGACGATGTTGACGCAGAGTGCCGTCGTTATGAAGAAAAAATTCGTTCATACGGCAAAATTCACCTGTTTATGGGTGGCGTAGGCAATGACGGTCACATCGCGTTCAACGAACCTGCTTCTTCTCTGGCGTCCCGTACCCGCATCAAAACACTGACTCATGACACGCGTGTTGCGAACTCTCGTTTCTTTGATGGCGATGTGTCTCAGGTCCCTAAATTTGCGCTGACTGTCGGCGTGGGTACGCTGCTTGATGCAGAAGAAGTGATGATTCTGGTTATCGGTCATTTGAAAGCGCAGGCTCTGCAAGCGGCTGTTGAAGGCAACGTGAATCACATGTGGACCATTAGCTGTCTGCAACTGCACCCGAAAGCGGTGGTGGTGTGTGACGAGCCGTCCACCATGGAACTCAAAGTGAAGACGCTGAAGTACTTCAATGAGCTCGAAGCCGAAAACATTAAAGATATCTAA
- the nagA gene encoding N-acetylglucosamine-6-phosphate deacetylase, which translates to MFALTHGRIYTGHEILDDHAVIIANGLIERVCSRSDLPAGIEIRDVGGAIIAPGFIDVQLNGCGGVQFNDSADAVTVETLEIMQKANERSGCTSYLPTLITSSDELMKQGVKVMRDYLAKYQHQALGLHLEGPWLNMVKKGTHNPGYVRKPDAELVDFLCQNADVITKVTLAPEMVEPEVISKLVAAGIIVSAGHSNATAKEAKIGFRAGITFATHLFNAMPYITGREPGLAGAIFDEPDVYCGIIADGLHVDYANIRTAKKVKGDKLCLVTDATAPAGANIDEFIFAGKTIYYRDGLCVDENGTLSGSALTMIEGVRNLVEHAGIALDEVLRMATLYPARAMGVEQQLGTIEAGKVANLTAFTRDFKITKTFVNGNEVVTE; encoded by the coding sequence ATGTTTGCATTAACTCACGGTCGGATTTATACCGGCCATGAAATTCTTGATGATCACGCGGTTATTATCGCGAACGGCCTGATTGAACGCGTCTGTTCGCGCTCAGATCTCCCTGCGGGTATTGAGATTCGCGATGTGGGCGGTGCAATCATCGCCCCCGGTTTTATTGATGTGCAGCTCAACGGCTGTGGCGGTGTGCAGTTCAACGATTCCGCCGATGCGGTGACCGTTGAAACGCTGGAAATCATGCAGAAAGCCAATGAACGTTCTGGTTGCACCAGCTACCTGCCGACGCTTATCACCAGCAGCGATGAGCTGATGAAGCAAGGCGTGAAAGTGATGCGCGACTATCTGGCGAAGTATCAGCACCAGGCACTCGGTCTGCATCTTGAAGGTCCATGGCTAAACATGGTGAAAAAAGGGACGCATAACCCAGGGTATGTGCGTAAACCTGACGCAGAACTGGTCGATTTCCTTTGTCAAAACGCAGATGTGATCACCAAAGTCACTTTGGCACCAGAAATGGTTGAACCTGAAGTGATTAGTAAACTGGTCGCTGCTGGCATTATCGTTTCTGCCGGCCATTCCAATGCGACAGCAAAAGAAGCCAAAATTGGTTTCCGCGCTGGCATTACCTTCGCAACCCACCTTTTCAACGCGATGCCATACATTACTGGCCGTGAACCGGGGCTTGCAGGTGCAATTTTTGATGAGCCAGATGTTTACTGCGGTATCATTGCCGACGGTTTACATGTGGACTATGCCAACATTCGTACGGCGAAAAAGGTTAAGGGCGATAAACTTTGCCTGGTCACCGATGCAACTGCTCCGGCAGGCGCGAATATCGATGAGTTCATTTTCGCAGGAAAAACAATATACTACCGTGATGGTTTATGTGTCGACGAGAACGGCACGCTGAGCGGTTCTGCCCTGACGATGATTGAAGGGGTTCGTAACCTGGTCGAGCATGCAGGCATCGCCTTAGACGAAGTCTTGCGTATGGCCACTCTCTACCCAGCCCGTGCAATGGGTGTTGAGCAACAATTAGGTACTATCGAAGCAGGTAAAGTCGCCAACCTCACGGCCTTTACCCGCGATTTTAAAATCACCAAGACATTCGTTAATGGTAACGAGGTCGTAACTGAGTAA
- the nagC gene encoding DNA-binding transcriptional regulator NagC produces MTTGGQAQIGNVDLVKQLNSAAVYRLIDQHGPISRIQIAEQSQLAPASVTKITRQLIERGLIKEVDQQASTGGRRAISIITETRNFHAIGVRLGRHDATITLFDLSAKPLAEEHYALPERTQETLEHALLMAISQFIEQNQRKMRELIAISVILPGLVDPESGVIRYMPHIQVNDWSLVDSLEKHFKVTCYVGHDIRSLALAEHYFGATHDCDDSILVRVHRGTGAGILSNGRIFIGRNGNVGEIGHIQVDPLGERCHCGNFGCLETIAANAAIEHRVRHLLEQGYNSRLTLEYCDIAAICKAANKGDPLACEVIEHVGRHLGKAISIAINLFNPQKVVIAGEIIEAEKVLLPAIEGCINTQVLKAFRKNLPVVRSKLDDRSAIGAFALVKRSMLNGVLLQRLLES; encoded by the coding sequence ATGACGACTGGCGGACAGGCTCAAATTGGTAATGTCGATCTGGTAAAGCAACTGAATAGTGCGGCGGTGTACCGTCTGATTGACCAACATGGGCCAATCTCCCGCATTCAGATTGCCGAGCAAAGCCAGCTTGCACCTGCCAGCGTCACAAAAATTACTCGCCAGCTAATTGAGCGCGGCTTGATCAAAGAAGTTGATCAACAGGCTTCCACCGGAGGCCGCCGCGCTATCTCAATTATCACTGAAACCCGAAATTTCCACGCCATTGGTGTTCGTCTTGGTCGCCATGACGCCACCATCACGCTATTTGACCTCAGCGCAAAACCGCTTGCCGAAGAGCATTACGCCCTTCCTGAACGTACTCAGGAAACACTTGAGCACGCGTTGCTCATGGCTATTTCTCAATTTATCGAGCAAAACCAGCGCAAAATGCGTGAGCTGATCGCCATCTCAGTGATACTGCCTGGTCTTGTCGATCCAGAAAGCGGCGTGATTCGTTACATGCCACATATCCAGGTTAATGACTGGTCGCTGGTCGATAGCCTTGAAAAACATTTCAAAGTGACCTGTTATGTAGGCCATGACATCCGTAGCCTCGCCCTTGCCGAGCACTACTTTGGTGCGACACACGACTGTGATGACTCCATTTTGGTGCGTGTTCACCGCGGTACAGGTGCTGGGATCTTATCGAATGGGCGAATTTTTATTGGCCGCAACGGGAACGTTGGTGAAATTGGCCATATTCAAGTTGATCCTCTAGGTGAACGCTGCCACTGCGGAAACTTCGGTTGCCTGGAAACCATTGCCGCCAACGCAGCAATTGAACATCGTGTACGTCACCTACTTGAACAGGGTTACAACAGCCGCCTGACGCTTGAATATTGCGATATCGCTGCTATATGCAAAGCCGCTAACAAAGGCGATCCTCTGGCTTGCGAAGTGATTGAACACGTTGGCCGTCATTTGGGTAAAGCCATTTCTATTGCGATTAACTTGTTCAACCCGCAAAAAGTGGTGATTGCCGGGGAAATCATCGAAGCCGAGAAAGTGCTTTTGCCTGCTATTGAAGGCTGCATCAATACTCAGGTACTGAAAGCGTTTCGTAAAAACCTGCCTGTTGTACGCTCCAAACTCGATGACCGATCAGCCATTGGCGCGTTTGCGTTGGTGAAACGCTCGATGCTTAATGGCGTGCTGCTGCAGCGTTTGCTGGAAAGTTAG
- a CDS encoding HAD-IIA family hydrolase, protein MTIQNVICDIDGVLMHDNAAVPGANEFLARIMEKGMPLVLLTNYPSQTGQDLANRFASAGINVPDSVFYTSAMATADFLRRQEGKKAYVVGEGALIHELYKAGFTITDINPDFVIVGETRSYNWEMMHKAAYFVANGARFIATNPDTHGRGYYPACGALCAGIEKISGRKPFVVGKPSPWIIRAALNKMQAHSEHTVIVGDNLRTDILAGFQAGLETILVLSGVSTLNDIDAMPFRPSWIYPSVAEVDII, encoded by the coding sequence ATGACCATTCAGAATGTAATTTGTGATATTGACGGCGTGCTAATGCACGACAACGCCGCCGTACCAGGTGCTAATGAATTTTTAGCACGCATCATGGAAAAAGGGATGCCGCTGGTCCTGCTGACCAACTATCCGTCGCAAACCGGCCAGGACCTGGCCAACCGCTTTGCCTCTGCCGGAATTAATGTGCCTGACAGCGTTTTCTATACCTCAGCGATGGCAACCGCCGATTTCCTGCGCCGTCAGGAAGGGAAAAAAGCCTACGTGGTGGGCGAAGGTGCGTTGATTCACGAGCTATATAAAGCCGGCTTCACCATCACTGACATCAACCCTGATTTTGTTATCGTCGGTGAAACCCGTTCCTATAACTGGGAAATGATGCATAAGGCCGCCTATTTTGTGGCAAACGGTGCGCGTTTTATTGCTACCAATCCGGACACTCACGGCCGCGGTTACTATCCCGCCTGTGGTGCGCTGTGTGCGGGTATCGAAAAAATTTCTGGCCGTAAGCCCTTTGTCGTGGGCAAACCAAGCCCGTGGATAATCCGCGCCGCGCTCAACAAGATGCAGGCCCATTCCGAACACACAGTGATTGTTGGCGATAACCTGCGTACAGATATTCTCGCTGGATTCCAGGCGGGTTTAGAAACGATTCTGGTGCTGTCTGGGGTTTCGACTTTAAACGACATAGATGCAATGCCATTCCGCCCTTCCTGGATTTACCCGTCAGTGGCTGAAGTCGATATCATTTAA
- the asnB gene encoding asparagine synthase B translates to MCSIFGVLDIKTDAVELRKKALELSRLMRHRGPDWSGVYANEKAILVHERLSIVDVNAGAQPLYNKAKTHALAVNGEIYNHQALRAEYGDRYEFQTGSDCEVILALYEEKGPEFLDDLQGMFAFILYDEAQDAYLIGRDHIGIIPLYMGYDEHGNMYVASEMKALVPVCRTIKEFPAGSYLWSKDGEIRSYYQRDWFEYDAVKDNVTDKNELRQALEDSVKSHLMSDVPYGVLLSGGLDSSVISAITKKFAARRVEDEERSEAWWPQLHSFAVGLVGSPDLKAAQEVANHLGTVHHEIHFTVQEGLDAIRDVIYHIETYDVTTIRASTPMYLMSRKIKAMGIKMVLSGEGSDEVFGGYLYFHKAPNDKELHEETVRKLQALHMFDCARANKAMSAWGVEARVPFLDKKFLDVAMRINPKDKMCGNGKMEKHILRECFESYLPASVAWRQKEQFSDGVGYSWIDTLKEVAAGQVTDQQLETASYRFPYNTPGSKEAYLYREIFEELFPLPSAAQCVPGGPSVACSSAKAIEWDEAFKTMNDPSGRAVGVHQSAYK, encoded by the coding sequence ATGTGTTCAATTTTTGGTGTTCTGGATATCAAGACCGATGCGGTCGAATTGCGTAAAAAAGCGCTCGAGTTATCTCGCCTGATGCGCCACCGCGGCCCTGACTGGTCAGGTGTTTATGCTAACGAAAAAGCCATACTTGTTCACGAACGTCTCTCTATAGTTGACGTTAATGCCGGCGCTCAGCCGCTATACAACAAAGCAAAAACTCACGCATTAGCTGTGAACGGTGAAATCTACAACCACCAGGCTCTGCGCGCAGAATACGGTGACCGTTACGAATTCCAGACAGGCTCAGACTGTGAAGTGATCCTCGCGCTGTATGAAGAGAAAGGCCCGGAGTTCCTCGACGATCTGCAAGGCATGTTCGCCTTCATTCTGTATGACGAAGCGCAGGATGCATACCTGATTGGCCGTGATCATATCGGCATCATCCCGTTGTATATGGGTTATGACGAGCACGGCAACATGTATGTTGCATCTGAAATGAAAGCCCTGGTTCCGGTCTGCCGCACCATTAAAGAGTTCCCTGCAGGCAGCTACCTGTGGAGCAAAGACGGTGAAATCCGCAGCTATTACCAGCGTGACTGGTTCGAATACGATGCAGTAAAAGATAACGTTACCGACAAGAATGAATTGCGTCAGGCGCTGGAAGATTCCGTGAAAAGCCATCTGATGTCTGACGTGCCGTACGGCGTGTTGCTGTCTGGTGGTCTGGATTCATCCGTTATTTCTGCTATCACCAAGAAATTTGCTGCTCGTCGTGTAGAAGATGAAGAGCGTTCTGAAGCCTGGTGGCCACAGTTGCACTCCTTTGCGGTCGGTCTGGTCGGTTCCCCTGACCTGAAAGCGGCACAAGAAGTAGCAAACCACCTGGGTACAGTTCACCACGAAATTCATTTCACGGTGCAAGAAGGCCTGGATGCGATTCGCGATGTTATCTATCACATTGAAACCTACGATGTGACGACCATTCGCGCCTCCACTCCGATGTATTTGATGTCACGCAAAATCAAAGCAATGGGCATCAAAATGGTGCTGTCTGGTGAAGGTTCCGATGAAGTGTTTGGCGGCTACCTGTACTTCCATAAAGCGCCAAACGACAAAGAACTGCATGAAGAGACAGTTCGTAAGCTGCAAGCGCTGCATATGTTTGACTGTGCCCGTGCGAACAAAGCGATGTCTGCCTGGGGCGTTGAAGCTCGCGTGCCGTTCCTGGACAAAAAATTCCTGGATGTGGCAATGCGTATCAACCCGAAAGACAAAATGTGCGGCAACGGTAAGATGGAAAAACATATCCTGCGTGAATGTTTTGAATCCTATCTGCCAGCAAGCGTTGCATGGCGTCAGAAAGAGCAATTCTCTGATGGTGTAGGTTACAGCTGGATTGACACCCTGAAAGAAGTGGCTGCGGGCCAGGTGACCGATCAACAGCTGGAAACGGCTAGCTATCGTTTCCCTTACAACACGCCAGGCTCTAAAGAAGCCTATTTGTATCGCGAGATCTTCGAAGAGTTGTTCCCGCTGCCAAGCGCTGCGCAGTGTGTTCCAGGTGGCCCGTCCGTTGCTTGTTCTTCTGCTAAGGCCATTGAATGGGATGAAGCGTTCAAAACCATGAATGATCCATCAGGTCGTGCCGTCGGTGTACACCAGTCTGCTTATAAATAA